One genomic window of Pseudomonadales bacterium includes the following:
- a CDS encoding polyprenol monophosphomannose synthase yields MNLSLSIVIPTYNEAENIGKLLQCLHDGLSNQVVAYEVIVVDDASSDGTVSVVQTAVKDMPVIRLLQRKAMRDLSSAIAAGFDEAQGEYLLVMDADFQHPPAMVSHLLHAAQQQPVDLVIATRYAEGGGAVQAWNRGRYALSRFATFMVRGGLPNKVSDPLSGFFLMRKTAWLDIRAQLQPQGFKLLLDILMAKPSLRCTECGYIFAARKHGRSKLSGKVGVAFLRALWRLWRRSP; encoded by the coding sequence ATGAATTTGTCGCTATCTATCGTTATTCCAACTTACAACGAAGCAGAAAATATTGGCAAGCTTTTGCAGTGCTTGCATGATGGGTTGAGTAATCAGGTTGTCGCTTATGAAGTGATCGTCGTAGACGATGCGTCGAGTGATGGCACGGTATCTGTTGTGCAAACAGCGGTGAAGGATATGCCTGTAATTCGTTTGCTACAACGCAAGGCTATGCGCGATTTGTCGTCTGCTATTGCAGCAGGTTTTGATGAAGCGCAGGGCGAATATCTGTTAGTGATGGATGCCGACTTCCAGCATCCACCCGCAATGGTTTCTCATTTATTACATGCAGCACAACAACAGCCAGTGGATCTGGTGATAGCCACACGCTACGCAGAAGGGGGGGGGGCTGTGCAGGCGTGGAATCGCGGGCGTTACGCATTGTCGCGTTTCGCCACTTTTATGGTGAGAGGTGGCTTGCCGAATAAAGTATCAGATCCGCTGAGCGGCTTTTTTTTAATGCGTAAAACAGCGTGGCTGGATATTCGCGCGCAGCTACAGCCACAAGGTTTTAAGTTGTTGTTGGATATTCTGATGGCGAAGCCGTCCTTGCGCTGTACGGAGTGCGGCTACATATTTGCAGCGAGAAAGCATGGGCGTAGCAAACTGAGTGGCAAAGTCG